ACGCGAGAATTCGATGGACATCGATATGATCTTCGGGCTACTGAAACACTACAAAACGGGATGTACATAGTTACAGCGACTAATCAGGGAGAGATAGTCAAAAAAGTATTTCAAGCAAATTTATTAGTTTTTGTTGTTGGCCTGCTTGTTTTGTTGATCTTTAGTTACATGTTGTATTCGATGGCTCAACGAGGAATAAAGCCTTTAGCTAAATTAGTTCAACTAATGGGAAGCGCGGAGGCTGGTAATTATGATGTTCGGGCAGAGGTGCGAAACTATTATGAGGTGACAAGGTTGACGAATGGATTTAACAGCATGCTCGAGGCCATTCAAAAAAGAGATGATGATATTATCAAATCACATAATGAATTGAAAGCTACTGAAGAAGAGCTTAGAAAAAAATACTGTGAATTAAAAACAAGTCGAGCAGAGATCGAGAGACTTGCAAGCTTTGATTCATTGACAGGGTTGTTAAACAGACGTAGCTTTAAAGAAAAATTGAATACCCATCTCCTACATCATCAAAACGGAACGTATTCGGCTGTCTTTTTTGTTGATCTTGATAACTTTAAAATCGTTAATGATACGATGGGTCATTCAATGGGAGACCACCTCATACAGCAAGTGTCTGAACGCTTATCTTCCATTCAATTCGATAAAAAGTTAATTGCTCGTATTGGTGGGGATGAATTTATCCTATTTGTCGAAGGGTTATCCTCGTTAGAGAACGTTCAGAGTGCAGCGAAGGATTTGCTTAATGTGTTAAAGCAGCCCGTGTACTTAGACTCAATCCCATTTATAGTGACAGCAAGTGTGGGGGTAGCGGTGTCGCCTTTACATGGAGATTCCTCTGAACAATTAATGAAATACGCGGATATGGCCATGTATCGAGCCAAATCGATTGGAAAGAATCAATTCAGTGTTTATGATGAGAAGTTAGCAAAAGAGATAGAACGGAAGATTTGGATTGAGCGAGGGATTCAACATTGCTTAGAGAATCAAGAGTTTCATCTATTCTTTCAACCGATTTATAGCATGAATCAAGAACGTGTCACGAATGTAGAGGCCTTGTTACGTTGTTCGTCGGATTATTTGAAGGAAATTCCCATTTTTGAAATCATTCAGGTGGCAGAAGAGACGGGACAAATTATAAGTATTGATAATTGGGTTTTAAGAGAAGCATCTAAACGAGCGAAAGAGATGAATGAGAGACGATCAACCCGTGAGATTATTAAAGTTTCTGTAAACATTTCAGCGATGCATATCGCACATGCAGATTTTATTGGTCATGTCTTAACTATACTCCGTGAAGTAGATGTAGATCCGAGTTTGATTGAGCTAGAAATCACGGAAACGGCTGTAATGGAGAGATTCGATGTGAATAAAGACAAATTGAAAGAATTAAGAGCTCTCGGTATTTCCATTCACTTGGATGATTTTGGGACGGGGTATTCGTCGCTCAATTATTTGAAAGATTTATCAATCGATTAC
Above is a genomic segment from Bacillus sp. FJAT-45037 containing:
- a CDS encoding bifunctional diguanylate cyclase/phosphodiesterase: MKSTSIRFIIIYMIIIFGVLTTAVLGFFVYNNSKSSIESQFNNEADLILTHTAKDFNEKFIRAERVIGYLAEFLLKDAENEFEIETKLEALQYAMPSSWNMFYASPEGTMFAGREIDFPSSYRPSEQEWYEEAQANPNQLIWTEPYLDYFTQQIVITASQSIVDENGQLFGVVAIDYAMADLSSTISDYTIGDEGFVMLLSRDGTILGNKGDYMIGRTLLGDDFGANISNLQGGWVTREFDGHRYDLRATETLQNGMYIVTATNQGEIVKKVFQANLLVFVVGLLVLLIFSYMLYSMAQRGIKPLAKLVQLMGSAEAGNYDVRAEVRNYYEVTRLTNGFNSMLEAIQKRDDDIIKSHNELKATEEELRKKYCELKTSRAEIERLASFDSLTGLLNRRSFKEKLNTHLLHHQNGTYSAVFFVDLDNFKIVNDTMGHSMGDHLIQQVSERLSSIQFDKKLIARIGGDEFILFVEGLSSLENVQSAAKDLLNVLKQPVYLDSIPFIVTASVGVAVSPLHGDSSEQLMKYADMAMYRAKSIGKNQFSVYDEKLAKEIERKIWIERGIQHCLENQEFHLFFQPIYSMNQERVTNVEALLRCSSDYLKEIPIFEIIQVAEETGQIISIDNWVLREASKRAKEMNERRSTREIIKVSVNISAMHIAHADFIGHVLTILREVDVDPSLIELEITETAVMERFDVNKDKLKELRALGISIHLDDFGTGYSSLNYLKDLSIDYVKLDKSFIDHMAYSEKDAGIVKAILRLAHHAGLKVIVEGVETKEQYELLQLFRCDYVQGYYISKPRRLNELTECTESKLMLV